A segment of the Branchiostoma floridae strain S238N-H82 chromosome 10, Bfl_VNyyK, whole genome shotgun sequence genome:
CAAACACTGAATGAAAGAAAGCGCTGGTAAAGCGTCCCTGCATATATCAACACAGTAGGATCTTACAGCCCGATTCATTAGAAATTTAAGATTACAAACGTTTGACCGACATGGAGCTTGGTTTGGCAGCAACGTCTATGGACAACTGGAATCAGAACTATGCTTGTGCTGGCGTATAAACAGCGCCCTCAGGCGGCGTTGCTGATAACAGCACGGTTGTAtcatctcagctctcgtcgttTGGCACTACAGTAATTCTGCTGTGGTCAGCTTTGCCCTCCGTCCAAGTAGACCTTGTTATGCCTCTGGTCATCGCAGGACGTTTGATATCTGGATAGATCAATCTGTGATTGAATAGCAGTCCTTCCTGCTACCTTCGTACTTTGATTCAGAAGCTTTGACCGGCTGCAGTACCGACAGTGATTAATAAAGTTCACTTTTTGTCAATGCAACGTAAGGGGAATTAACAAATCACCTACACTATGCAGCACCATCGATTCAGTTTAAGAGCAACTTTATTAATAAAAATGGACTGGCAACACTAATCACTTTATCCAGATGAATTCTTGCATTGTACCATAACAGTACTTTTTATATTGTtacaaaacaatttttcagTATCCTTTTCGGCAAATTTAATTCAGGATCCAGAAGCTTGAACACATGTACCTTTgcctcaggtacatgtactgtatactaAGTTCAAacatatatgttttgaaaatacttgAACAAATACTACGACCACTCTGCATGGAAGCTTGGAGTGATGTAGCTTTAAGACTGTTGTAGCTTAGACTCACAGATGACGTTTTCCGCCTCTCATGACACTGGCGGCTACAGGCGCTGAGacagctagcggttgagccgAAATAGAAGGCAAACATCCAGGGATATCTCGAAAATTGAAATGCGGTTTTCATCCTCCAACTAGGccccaagagacctttctaatgataccaagtttggctgACCGAAACTTGAACCCTACGTTACAATGGCGCTAACGGTTACAGGCAGCGAGCGGTTGAGCCTAAATAGAGCGCAAATATACAGggatatctcgagaagaaagcaTCCGATTGGAGTGCAGTTTTTATCCTCCAACTAaacaccaagagacctttccaatgataccaagtttgcccgAACTTGAACCCTACCTCACTCGATTATTAACTTTAGAAAAGGTGTGGCTTTTCGTCTCCAtatgcttccaaaaaagaagtcaaacccaacctgtttagaaatagccaacactagtattagagtagaatattgttcataactgttcattgtcacttgtatatttacaatatttataccatgtacttgcaattagccctcgggcacgaacttgcaaatacgGTTACTGTAACTTCTTCATTAACGTTACCGTACAACAGCGACTCTTGGCGACATCCTTGCAAACGGCAGGATATAAAATCCTGGTCCCATGATGCCATGCGCCCCACccttccgccattttggttcCTGTAACGAGACCGACCGAGCCGAGCCGAGCGCTCCGCGGTAGCCTTGTATGTAGGGCGCCGAGGATCACTTTTCACACACCCCCAGTCCATTTAAGGTAGGTCATAGCGTTAAGTGACTTCTTCTCTACTATCTAAATTCTTTTTGACTCGATAAGTTGTCTTAAACCGTTGATACAGCGCCATTTCCCTGTGAGTAACACCTCTCCGTTTTGCTACTCGGAAACATGTAACAATTTTTTGGACGGGAAGCCCTGGAGATTATAATATAATTCATCCATCAATCTCCTCGGCAGACAGCTTTAGTAGTCATCGATTTTTTATTCGGCGATTTCTTTCAACAGTCCACCCCTGGGTGTACTAAACTTATGACCCATATAGGGCCAAAAAATGATGTCTGTGTTTATGTGGTGAGAAGTGTGAAGAAAAAGTGACCGTTCTGTGTTGGGTGGGACATATCCAGTACTAACATAAAATCTTTCGCTTCCCCTCTCCAATTTTCCAGACCCAAACATTTTAAAGATTTGTATGTAGATTAACAAATCCAACGGTTGGTTGGTGCCTACAAAGGCAAGTATCAACGCTCTGAAATCAACACATAATTTATTTTCACAGGTGTCAAGATCAACAGTTCCCATTCATTACCACATTATCGTGTAGCTGACAAATAAACATTCACTAAGCTTTGGTCTTTTTATGTCTAACATTTCTTCAAACTGCGACATAAAGCTTCATAAATAATTCAGAAGTGGTCTGATTCTGTGTTATCTTCGCATCACCATGAATTATGGTCATTCACTAGAGGAGGAACTGTTTTGGCCGTTAGTGGATAAAGGAAACAGAGTGTTGCCATTGTTTGGTGAAGTTTAATGTTTCCCTTAAGTAGTTGGTATTGAAAAGTTGTCATTTCTTAGCAGATCTAGGTATCGGCATTACATTTGAATAAGGTCTATACGTATGTTGTTTCTAAAGAAATAGTGcgtaatgtttcttctgttTGTGTCTTTGTCTTTGAGTTTGTTTTCTGTTCAAAGGATATTAGGGGATAAGAAAATTATTTGATGACcaagatgttttgttttgtagcctgagtatcatccgtggtacccaggctattgtTTTGTGTTTATGATAGATAAAAAGAATGGAAACTTAAAGTGACTGTCTTGTACTGTCAGACTGGTAATATCTGGTACGTAGTTGTTCTTTTGTCAGATTTCAGCAGAGGGAAGCCAGGTTTTTCCTCGATGAATAccaatgattgattgaatgaaagTCCTTTATTTGACAGTACCATCCAGTGACAATGTACAGGTCATTGTTACAATAAACCATTATGTGTaagttatatactagtatataagcCAAACATACAAGGATGCCATACATCACTATACAGGAACAAATCTTTGAAGTGAACtagaatgaatggtttattttgaCAGGATAGAATTGCAAGGTACATACTTGTAGCAGCAAGGAAACACCAAACAGGAGGATATCATACCTTAAATGTTAGCTCAGTCAATAATGTTGTAAGAAATACTTTGAGACAAGACTTAAGCATAAGCAGGATTTCTCTTTATTTCAGTAATTAAGACCAGTGAATTGAATTTGGGAGAAAACAAACCCCTAACTTCCTGGTGTTATTCCCAAAACACATTTGGTGAACTTGCAATGATAAGGTTATTGATAGAAAGCCAGATGGAATATCTGACAAGACGTTTGCAGGAATGTTTAGGAGGTTGGAATGCAGGACATCCCTTCTGCTTCCACCCACACTTTTCCTCTTGGGTGTGTTCAATCATTACTCCCCATAGAGAGGTCAGAAATTCAGGCATTCCAGATGGGGGAATGGGTTCTATATCTACAAGAAGAGTATGTACATgcaaggaaagaagaaaaaaaatgacatacctACAACTACGCCTTTAATTTTCTTACAATGTTTACGTCTAGAGTTGTTGTTACAGGCGTGAAAATGGGTATATCCTTATCATGTTGGtaagcaaaaacaatacagtgtagtacatgtacataggttTTCCTGTTTTTTTCCCTGAGTTTACAGcttgtagaaaaaaatgtccaaaCTGTTTGGGTTGTGTTTGGAGATATCTATTGTCCATGTGATAAGCTGGATGTCATTGTTGTCATGTCTGCGACCCCGCCCGACGACCCCTCCTGGTTTGTCAACACTCACACAGGTGACTCATGGGGCCGAACCATTCAAGGACCAAAGGGGGAGGGCAAAGTCTGATACTGAAGtatggtactgtaaatcttgaaacattCATAGTTGTTTTATTCTCATGGTTTTCATAGTAACCTCTCCATCGTTATTTCACGAATATTCTAAAATCAAGACCAAGTACAGTATTActaatgtttaaaaaacaaatttaaatCACCTAGAAAACCTCCTTTTCCCTCTTACAGTGAAAAAAGAcaactgcaaaagtaaatgaatctacagtatGCAATTTTccaatcatcaatcaatagtttttttttctttttaactgTGGAAATGTTTCCTTTGCCTGAGGGAGAAGAAGAGGATGTGCACTCTGTTAGATTGATTGTATTGTCTTCTATCTGTGTTGCTGTAGAATTAATCATGGCTgttgagttactgtaaatgcgtttagGTTCGCGGGGGATTTagttttgcggtagcaggaaaatggattgttcgcggtggttttaagttcgtggtagtgccatagactgtagtatCATACTATAAAtattacacaaacacaaaaccactgcaaacatttctgcttttacagtagCTTGTGATATATGAATCATATAAAAAATATCTTTAAGTTTCTAGGCTGTTGAAAAACGATTATTGGCTTCTCTTTTCTTTAGGCCATTCGTTTTATTTGGTATTTTCTCACTTTCTTTTACCAAATAATATCATCAACAGCACAGGATCTGTGCAGTTCTACACAAAATACAATCCATAGGGAATTGTCAAGCTAAAAATACAGAGTTCGTTTTGGCTGTTAATCTGATTGAGGATAGACCCAGGCCACAGGTTGGTGGGTTATAGGATCATTTGATTTGCACCATGCCAGTggcttgtgtgttttgtgtacaTGAATAATTCAGCATGTCTGATTTTTCCCCTCGAGTCAGTTCCCCTGACACAGATGGGTTTGATCATCCAGGTGTCTGGGCTTGATTGGTTGTGTCTGGTATTGTTCTTAATAATGTATAGTGACATATGCTGGCACAGTAGTAACAGTAGTGCTAacagtgtactgtaaatgtgtttACTTTCATAGTCATTAGTGGTTTAATTTTGCATTAGGAAAATAgagaattttgttgttttatattTGCGTGTGAAAATATTCTATAGTACTGAAGTAAGACATTGGAAATGCACATTTCGCATTGTCATGAATTCAAGTTGGAGAGGTACCATGTAAAATGCAAAGATGAAATCATGGCGAAAGATATGGGGGGACACACCCAGTACCAGAGTACTACTAGGACTGAGAAGTCACAAAAGGCAGTCCACTTGCCGTTTCCAATGCTTGGCAATTTTTGCTAGCAgccagtattacatgtacaaagaatgtttatttatgTTAAACATTCTGAATGCTAAGGTATCGTTCTTGTGACCAAATTTGTATTCGTTGCTGTTGGGCTGGCTTTGTCTGGTGAGAGAATATTACTTTTCATGACAGGCAGAGCCAgcgttctgtactgtaaaccTGCAAATGTCTCCAGTGATTTTACGTTTCCACGACTAGTTTCTCTATCCAAAAGCATCATTCCCCAAACATTTGTTCAGTAGTCTGATCTTTGTGCCCACTGCAAACACTGGGAACGCCTCCTTTTTTCACCCAACCACGAAATAAAATCTCTGCAAACATGCATGAAGTTACAGTAGTCAGGCGCCTGATTACATTTTCCATGATTTATTACATGTCCAATTTTCTATCACTGTATCAGGAAAACAAACCTACATCACATGTAGACATGAGTCAGACTATGCTGTCTGGGATAGTCCATGATCTGAATGAAATTTTCAGCACAATATTTACTGAAAATTCCAAGCCTTACTAGAAATAATAAAAATTTCACTTGCAGTCTTGTCGGCCATCCATAGCACCAGTCTATGGTGGACCAAGGGAatactgttactgtaaatgcataaatgttcgcggtggattaatgttcgcggttttcgcggtgaccactgcaccgcgaatttaaatccaccgcgaacatttttctactatggtcttagattgcagtctatggtgttaccgcgaacttaaatccaccgcgaaaagtcatttttcccgctaccgcgaaattaaatccccgcgaacttaaatgcatttacagtattgcagaCTCATCATTGTTTTTATGGCTGTATTATTGGTGTGTTATTGCAGAGGTCAGGTCTGGTATAGCAGGTCATCTGAAATGATGGGTTGATGGAGTAGTAGATAGTATGAGTAGAGTTTGTTTCCAGGAATATTGTTATCAATCTTCTCACTGTGAGGCTGCTTTGTATAAAGGAATAAGAGGCAAtaactttgtttctttttttattcaggTTGCTGTCGAGACAtaggcatttttttaaaaatttgcttTCAGACAGATaagaacaatgtggcactgcatgTACTCAAGTTAGGAACATATTTTAACAGTGCTACATACAagatacagacagaaggtaaaggtagcacTTTTCCTCCagacccatttttacacctgggtgaagtaaggaaggtcaggtatagtgcctttcccaagggcacaacatcaggggcacggcgggtatcgaactcggcaCCTTTACTAGGTTTCGAGCCccactctaccagttacaccacacaTGACACCAGACATAGTGGTGGTATTTGAACCATGGCTTGCAAACTGAAGCCTTTGAAGATATGAAaataactgtttgtttgtttgtttgtttgttgttcccAGGTTGTATCTAGCTGTAGAGACGTAGAGTCGGACCATGGCTTCCAAACCGAAGCCTCCGCAGATATGGAaataactgtttgtttgtttgtttgttgttcccAGGTTGAATCTAGCTGTAGAGACGTAGAGTCGGACCATGGCTTCCAAACCGAAGCCTCCGCAGATGGCGCTACACAAGGTCATTATGGTGGGCAGTGGTGGAGTGGGCAAGTCTGCCCTCACTCTGCAGTTCATGTATGATGAGGTAGGTGGTGTGTGTAAGACATAAAAGAAAAGCATTTGCTGTTGTTATGCGCAGGTTCTAGCAGATTATGTTATCTACAGAAGCTTTTATTGTTTTCTATAGGAGTCTAATCATCTATTCTAATGTTATGTGTAGTTTGTAGAAGACTATGAGCTCACCAAAGCAGACAGCTACAGGAAGAAAGTTATATATAGTCTGTACAAGACTATGATATCTAAAGGAGTCTAATCATCTATTGTAATATTGTGTATAGTTTGTAGAAGACTATGAGCCTACCAAAGCAGCTACAGGAAGAATGTTGTGTGTAGTCTGTGAAAGACTTTTTTAAATCATCTATTCTAATGTTATGTGTAGTTTGTAGAAGAGTATGTTTTCTACAGGAGTGTAACCATCTATCCTAATGTTGTACATAGTTTGTAGAAGACTACGAGCCCACCAAAGCAGACAGCTACAGAAAGAAGGTGGTGCTGGATGGAGAGGAGGTGCAGATTGACATCCTGGATACTGCAGGACAGGAGGACTATGCTGCTATCAGAGACAACTACTTCCGCAGCGGGGAGGGGTTCCTCTGTGTCTTCTCCATCACAGAGCAGGAGTCCTTCGCAGCAACAGCAGACTTCAGGTGaggactagaaaggcaacatttttgcaaaagtgCAGAAAgttttccctctagccttgtgtcaagctactcacatACAGTACTTTACCATTAGGCTTGCCCCAAACCAAAGTAGTGTGTGCGAGTAATAATCATTTATTCTAATGTCATTTGTAGTTTGTAGAAGACTAAGGTGAGGTCAAGAAACGCAACATTTCTTGCAAGAATgtagaatgttttccctctagccttgtgtcaagctaTTCGAAttcaatactataccattaggctccccccccccccaaaaatgaaaaaaaggctaTGGATTAGCCTGACGAGATAGCCAGTCCAGGTAGACAGCCGAGGTACCCAGGCCTGGTGCACAACCTAGCCTTTTCTGTAGACCTTTTCTGGACACCATCCTGAAATCTTTCACTGATAGTTAGCATTCTTACGATATCTTCTGtgaaaaagcaaaaaaaaaagataagtggtgcaggtaaactaAAACTGTCTGGTGCAGTTAACATGCATGTAGGTACAGGGTAGAAAAAATTTGAGCCCAGAAGTGTCATCTGTGACGCCTATGTAATGATATTGTTTTCTCGTTGTCGTAATCGCAGGGAACAGATTCTGCGGGTGAAGAATGACGAGAACATTCCGTTCCTACTGGTGGGCAACAAGTGCGACCTGTTTGACAAGAGACAAGTCACGATAGAGACCGCCACCGCCAAGGCAGGGGAGTGGAACGTGCCCTACGTGGAAACCTCcgctaaaacacgtcaaaatgTGGACAAGGTGTGTCAAGTGTTCAGGAAATGTTGCCTAGTTCTTACCTACTGACATCTACATTTTCACAAAGAAGGGtcggtggggtggggggcactTCTGGAGTGCATACGCACCAAATCGTTGTAGTTGGTCTGGAAAAAAAGTTAGCAAAAAGGAAAAGCTTTTCATATTGGTGAGGTGACAAAATTACACCTTTGTTCAACGTGTTCTTTTGATCCTTTCTAGTCCATTTTGTGGCTCTCTCTCATTAAAAAGAGGAGAGAATACAGAAGAGTAGTTATCATAAGACAGTATTGATAGTATTAGTTACACTTGTAGGATATGCCATATTCTAGTCTTCTTTATTTTGCCAGCCTCAGTTGCCTCAGTatttattaatctccaagcagatcctacggtggggtaagatagtatcaaagctggccaagcaGTGTAGCTGGCCAAGGGGTTGGCAAATGAACGCTCCTTGGCTGGCTGCACTCC
Coding sequences within it:
- the LOC118423990 gene encoding ras-related protein Ral-A-like isoform X1; its protein translation is MASKPKPPQMALHKVIMVGSGGVGKSALTLQFMYDEFVEDYEPTKADSYRKKVVLDGEEVQIDILDTAGQEDYAAIRDNYFRSGEGFLCVFSITEQESFAATADFREQILRVKNDENIPFLLVGNKCDLFDKRQVTIETATAKAGEWNVPYVETSAKTRQNVDKVFFDLMCEIRDRKKEETAKPDGKKNKKTKKEGKRKKKCVIL
- the LOC118423990 gene encoding ras-related protein Ral-A-like isoform X2, yielding MASKPKPPQMALHKVIMVGSGGVGKSALTLQFMYDEFVEDYEPTKADSYRKKVVLDGEEVQIDILDTAGQEDYAAIRDNYFRSGEGFLCVFSITEQESFAATADFREQILRVKNDENIPFLLVGNKCDLFDKRQVTIETATAKAGEWNVPYVETSAKTRQNVDKAYFDLMRMIRDRKKANGPTDRQGNRNKRGCLQMCSLI